One Anguilla rostrata isolate EN2019 chromosome 15, ASM1855537v3, whole genome shotgun sequence genomic window carries:
- the cfap65 gene encoding cilia- and flagella-associated protein 65, giving the protein MDMPEKQFYTAVETEACFGSPKFISNGVMLAENPVNPMTSDFLQRSHSTKHGQGAVSRRSGQLQRAGTSKRTRYLGVETWAELVWDSWELGREYTKSLQLKNVHGKLQKLSFRPPVSRVFSTPFPHTISLSPGTTSTLPVTFRPLERREYSDSIEFRSSMGTFQVSLRATVPRHALLSPESVLLPPCGVLDSSQASFLLRNSSKLQTHFLWEVSDPFRLSPEGGVLGPGEECHMTVLFRPQGALVYRVEAVCVFGEQGERRCSVLLQGLAKYPHFQLCGVEQEDGYSVLEFGSVPIGQSLKRHFHILNPSSVSASFRLAGVGRVPLEGSAFVCEEQEGRLAPGGRVKVAVCFSPQAPDCSSVEYLRLTCHGGPSKALLKLHGNSTGPEVSLQAAVLDFGCVALGGEAWRAVEIANSAAAEARFQFDVDAAGHSVFAVDPPCGTLPGNGRLTLRVRFRPQHPIAHHRRAPCLLLHREPLFLDMIGTCHSEQLKPAVLRPKHLRLYDLHLARGLTRYPPDILSAMLTEGRLRLDQEGALLLPEVSPAREPSGAAGKAALERPPVESGVLPERDPVEEYFREGGAEPAGVAAGTGAGPHVTADPAELLFRGGARSLPLSVANRTKGRLSLTWTTAPGSPFSVSPQSCDLPPLKSTAFRVTYAPLQHNTLHAAQLECFAWYKVLRDHRLVEEPTLCPPWCVTVRVSGHSFQPGCEHFTPRFSLQRPLVVFPALAEVCYRTVLLQNEGDLPLAFRLGSEGTPSVSAHPPSGLVHPGAHQILTLRAVPQGDPAHALSVSVQFNASPKYTQALTVVRVVERPRVALEGDGALFFRPTAVGYSSVRSHALTNTSRLPLHFHWRIPSPDGRVLSVQPESGVLQPNEARVLKWSFSPLAEMQYTLRPCLTFWPTQLPGSKKSRLFLQVVGLASTGSLQAEQAVTDLGQLLAGSCQSCDLPLINDGPCPLSFSLEVKQCIVGPGLEEEDGDGDAVALQLGCHRGTVPARSRMVLRSTVRPACRAQYCWTISYRILSSSGSELAGPAHLCQVKAEGVFPVLQVTDARGSGGVAGLSKLQLWGLFSLDALNAYLRRDPTPPELTYRVPTRHSLQGSPCFLTPVLLDFSFSAAPLGSEASSVLLMLENPGSIPVDWCFLFPEDQQLELECWAESVEFSPAELQQMKVQEHRLFSVSPRSGTLHPGQQRAVQLTHRHDFAGSDLLPVLLKLSHGREILLNFLGVTVERDRPYVHFPSSRHTFTPVPIGGFSPPKQVYELYNRVDVPVHVLEGDSALVRFEGRGWDSRSAGEVPPAQLQGCAPSVPSTQRVALPGQLVFLSEERVSLGDIPVCSRSTRILFLTNVSLTERVLYTWNLPQDRSQQVQVVPDSGLLDAGQSALCILTLQASGTPSFYLLDLICQVTTERAMAQHEDELQRWEKERERQGNEFTFTEQGIEPPAHALLEKDAPECVTSAHSAGTTIRKYKTLPPICSSDGDLFGVTGEAPRLAGRGEEATAAPARRRQSEEFQSCFPSRLNSHCYLERTCPKCFYRTLKPKLPCLTHSGDRSLFSHGTEREIITHTVSCILRGLLDDPQFQQSLVDSSADPVPYFSQIRSQPQRFSSAERPSLDHSPESQLCQDTLLESQLQQDTSLESQLQQDTSLESQLHQNTLLESLLQEDMLHESQLHEDAMSESQLSNDSLRESDEEQGLQEAIRRLPEFADLVEDVLLNTLQNLMTEAFLGEVLLTARPRTIALPPSSARKSPKCGSRKPSGGTAGIEKTTDPIFPQQASL; this is encoded by the exons atggatatGCCCGAGAAACAATTCTACACTGCTGTGGAAACCGAGGCATGCTTCGGAAGTCCGAAGTTTATATCGAATG GTGTGATGTTGGCAGAGAATCCAGTGAATCCCATGACCTCTGACTTCCTCCAGAGGTCACACAGCACCAAACATGGACAG GGGGCGGTGTCCAGGAGGTCGGGGCAGCTGCAGAGGGCGGGCACGTCCAAGCGCACCCGTTACCTGGGGGTGGAGACGTGGGCGGAGCTTGTGTGGGACAGCTGGGAGCTGGGCCGGGAGTACACCAAGAGCCTGCAGCTGAAGAACGTGCACGGGAAACTGCAGAAGCTCAGCTTCAG GCCCCCTGTCTCACGGGTCTTCTCCACGCCGTTCCCTCACACCATCTCTCTGAGCCCCGGCACGACCTCCACCCTGCCTGTCACCTTCCGCCCGCTGGAGAGG CGTGAATATTCGGACAGCATCGAGTTCCGCAGTAGCATGGGAACCTTTCAGGTGTCCCTGCGTGCCACCGTCCCGCGCCATGCCCTGCTGTCCCCCGAATCAGTGCTGCTGCCCCCCTGTGGGGTCCTAGACAGCTCCCAAGCCTCCTTCCTGCTTCGCAACTCCAG taAGCTGCAGACGCACTTCCTGTGGGAGGTGAGCGATCCATTCCGGCTGTCTCCGGAGGGCGGCGTCCTGGGCCCGGGGGAGGAGTGTCACATGACAGTGCTGTTCAgaccacagggggcgctggtgtACCGGGTGGAAGCAGTCTGCGTGTTtggagagcagggggagaggcGGTGCAGTGTTCTCTTACAGGGCCTGG CCAAGTACCCCCACTTTCAGCTGTGTGGCGTGGAGCAGGAGGATGGCTACAGTGTGCTGGAGTTTGGCAGCGTGCCTATCGGCCAATCCCTGAAGAGACACTTCCACATCCTCAACCCATCCTCT GTGAGCGCCTCCTTCAGGCTGGCGGGGGTAGGGCGGGTGCCGCTGGAGGGCTCCGCGTTTGTGTGCGAGGAGCAGGAGGGCCGCTTGGCCCCCGGGGGCCGGGTGAAGGTGGCCGTGTGCTTCTCCCCCCAGGCGCCCGACTGCAGCAGCGTGGAGTACCTGCGCCTCACCTGCCACGGGGGGCCCAGCAAGGCCTTACTCAAGCTCCACGGCAACAGCACAG GCCCGGAGGTGTCATTGCAAGCTGCGGTGCTGGACTTTGGCTGCGTGGCCCTGGGCGGGGAGGCGTGGCGCGCCGTGGAGATCGCCAACTCGGCGGCCGCGGAGGCGCGCTTCCAGTTCGACGTGGACGCCGCGGGGCACAGCGTCTTCGCCGTGGACCCGCCCTGCGGCACGTTGCCTGGCAACGGCCGGCTCACCCTGCGCGTGCGCTTCCGTCCTCAGCACCCCATCGCCCACCACCGGAGGGCGCCCTGTCTGCTGCTGCACAGG GAACCTCTGTTCCTGGACATGATCGGCACCTGTCACTCAGAGCAGCTGAAACCGGCCGTCCTGAGGCCGAAACACCTGCGGCTGTACGACCTGCACCTGGCGCGGGGGCTCACCCGTTACCCTCCCGACATCCTGAGCGCCATGCTGACGGAGGGGAGGCTGCGGCTcgaccaggagggggcgctcCTGCTGCCGGAGGTCAGTCCCGCGCGTGAGCCGAGCGGCGCTGCTGGGAAG GCTGCCCTTGAGCGCCCCCCTGTGGAGAGCGGCGTGTTGCCCGAGAGGGATCCCGTGGAGGAGTACTTtcgggagggcggggctgagcCGGCGGGCGTGGCCGcagggacgggggcggggcctcacgtCACGGCGGACCCCGCCGAGCTCCTGTTCCGGGGCGGGgctcgctccctccccctctccgtcGCCAATCGCACCAAGGGCCGGCTCAGCCTGACGTGGACCACCGCCCCCGGCTCGCCCTTCTCCGTGTCCCCCCAGTCCTGCGACCTGCCCCCCCTGAAGAGCACCGCCTTCAGGGTCACGTACGCCCCCCTGCAGCACAACACCCTCCACGCTGCTCAGCTGGAGTGCTTTGCCTGGTACAAG GTTCTGCGGGACCATCGGCTGGTGGAGGAGCCCACTCTGTGCCCTCCCTGGTGCGTGACCGTCAGGGTCAGCGGCCACTCCTTCCAGCCCGGCTGCGAGCACTTCACGCCCCGCTTCTccctgcagcgccccctggtg GTGTTCCCCGCGCTGGCTGAGGTGTGCTACAGGACGGTACTCCTGCAGAACGAGGGGGACCTGCCCCTGGCCTTCAGGCTGGGCTCTGAGGGGACCCCCTCGGTCAGCGCGCACCCCCCGAGCGGCCTGGTGCACCCCGGGGCCCACCAGATCCTGACCCTGAGGGCGGTCCCGCAGGGGGACCCCGCCCACGCGCTGTCCGTCTCTGTGCAGTTCAACGCCTCccccaaatacacacag GCCCTGACGGTGGTCCGTGTTGTGGAGAGGCCGCGGGTGGCTCTGGAGGGGGACGGCGCGCTGTTCTTCAGACCCACGGCGGTGGGCTACAGCTCGGTCCGCTCTCACGCCCTGACGAACACAAGCCGCCTCCCCCTGCACTTTCACTGGCGAATCCCCAGCCCCGACGGCCGCGTGCTCTCCGTCCAACCGGAGAGCGGCGTCCTGCAGCCCAACGAGGCCCGG GTGCTGAAGTGGTCCTTCTCGCCATTGGCCGAAATGCAGTACACTCTGAGGCCCTGCCTGACCTTCTGGCCAACCCAGTTGCCTGGAAGCAAGAAGTCCCGCCTCTTTCTCCAGGTGGTGGGGCTGGCCTCCACAGGTTCCCTCCAG gcagagcaggccgtgacgGACCTGGGCCAGCTGCTGGCTGGCAGCtgccagtcatgtgacctgccgCTGATCAACGACGGCCCCTGCCCCCTCAGCTTCTCCCTGGAGGTGAAGCAGTGCATCGTGGGTCccgggctggaggaggaggacggtgACGGGGACGCTGTGG cgcTACAGCTGGGCTGTCACAGAGGCACGGTGCCGGCCCGGTCCAGGATGGTGCTGCGGTCCACGGTGAGACCGGCCTGTAGAGCCCAGTACTGCTGGACCATCAGCTACCGGATCCTCAGCTCATCCG gctcAGAGCTGGCGGGGCCGGCGCACCTGTGCCAGGTGAAGGCCGAGGGCGTGTTCCCGGTGCTGCAGGTGACGGACGcgcgggggagcgggggcgtGGCGGGCCTGAGCAAGCTGCAGCTGTGGGGGCTCTTCTCCCTGGACGCCCTCAACGCCTACCTGCGCCGTGACCCCACCCCGCCCGAACTCACCTACAGGGTGCCCACGCGACACAG TCTCCAGGGCTCTCCCTGCTTCCTGACTCCAGTGCTGCTGGACTTCAGCTTCAGTGCAGCACCGTTGGGCTCAGAAGCCTCCAGTGTGCTGCTCATGCTGGAGAACCCGGGAAGCATCCCTgtggactg gtGCTTCCTGTTCCCGGAGGACcagcagctggagctggagtgCTGGGCGGAGAGCGTGGAGTTCAGCCCCGCGGAGCTGCAGCAGATGAAGGTGCAGGAGCACAGGCTGTTCTCCGTTTCCCCCCGCTCGGGAACGCTGCACcctggccagcagagggcagtgcaGCTCACTCACAG GCATGACTTTGCTGGAAGTGACCTCCTCCCAGTCCTTCTGAAATTATCCCATGGCAGAGAAATCCTG CTGAACTTCCTCGGCGTGACggtggagagagacaggccGTATGTTCACTTCCCCTCCAGCCGACACACCTTCACACCTGTGCCCATCGGGGGGTTCAGCCCCCCGAAACAG GTGTATGAGCTGTATAATAGA GTGGACGTCCCTGTGCACGTGCTGGAGGGGGACTCGGCGCTGGTGCGGTTCGAGGGCCGGGGGTGGGACAGCCGCTCCGCGGGGGAGGTGCCCCCGGCGCAGCTCCAGGGCTGCGCCCCCTCTGTGCCCAGCACACAGCGGGTGGCCTTACCTGGGCAG ctggTGTTCCTGTCAGAAGAGCGCGTCTCTCTGGGAGATATCCCTGTCTGCTCCCGCAGCACCcgcatcctcttcctcaccaaTGTCTCCCTCACAGAGAGAGTCCTCTACACCTGGAACTTGCCCCAAGACCGCAGccagcag gtgcAGGTGGTTCCTGACTCTGGGCTCTTGGATGCAGGACAGAGTGCTCTCTGCATCCTCACCTTACAGGCCTCTGGCACCCCCAGCTTCTACCTGCTGGACCTCATCTGCCAG GTGACCACAGAGAGAGCCATGGCGCAGCACGAGGACGAGCTGCAGCggtgggagaaggagagagagaggcaggggaatGAGTTCACCTTCACAGAGCAGGGCATCGAGCCTCCCGCTCACGCCCTCCTGGAGAAGGACGCCCCG GAGTGTGTAACATCCGCACACAGCGCAGGCACTACAATTAGGAAGTACAAG ACTCTGCCTCCCATATGCAGCAGCGACGGTGATCTGTTTGGGGTGACGGGCGAGGCGCCGAGGCTCGCAGGCCGAGGCGAGGAGGCGACTGCTGCTCCTGCGAGGCGCCGCCAGTCTGAGGAGTTCCAGAGCTGCTTCCCCTCCCGCCTCAACTCGCACTGCTACCTGGAGCGCACCTGTCCC aaatgtttttacagaACTCTGAAGCCTAAATTGCCCTGCCTCACCCACTCTGGGGACAGATCACTGTTCAGCCATGGTACAGAAAGAGAGATCATCACTCATACTGTCTCCTGCATCCTTAG GGGCCTCCTGGATGACCCCCAGTTCCAGCAGTCTTTAGTGGACAGCTCGGCAGACCCTGTGCCTTATTTCAGTCAGATACGATCCCAGCCCCAGCGATTCTCTTCTGCAGAGAGGCCCTCTCTGGACCACAGCCCTGAGTCACAGCTCTGTCAGGACACACTGTTGGAGTCACAGCTCCAACAGGACACAAGTCTGGAGTCACAGCTCCAACAGGACACAAGTCTGGAGTCACAGCTCCATCAGAACACACTGCTGGAGTCACTGCTTCAAGAGGACATGCTGCATGAGTCACAGCTCCATGAGGATGCTATGAGCGAGTCCCAGCTCAGTAATGACTCTCTGCGCGAGTCAGACGAGGAGCAGGGGTTACAGGAGGCCATCCGCAG GCTGCCGGAGTTTGCTGACCTGGTTGAGGATGTGCTGctgaacacactgcagaacCTGATGACCGAAGCTTTCCTGGGGGAGGTGCTTCTGACGGCCCGCCCACGCACCATCGCGCTGCCGCCGTCCTCAGCCAG GAAATCTCCCAAGTGCGGCTCGAGGAAGCCTTCTGGAGGCACAGCTGGGATTGAGAAAACTACAGATCCCATCTTCCCCCAGCAGGCCAGCCTGTAG